The uncultured Trichococcus sp. DNA window TGACAGTTTCAGCTGCTCCGCCATCTTGGCAAGATTCTGCGTCGCGATCTCATTGTCCACGCTGATAAGCACCGTTTCTCCGTTGCTCTCTTTCAAAGCCCGTTTGGTCAGAATGACTGGCATCGGACAAGCTTGTCCGACTGCATCTATTTTTTTCATGCTCTTTTCCTCCTGGTTAAGTCATAGTATTTTGAATGCAGAAGTGCATCACTGCAATTGCTTTACAGGTTGGTAAAATATTCCATGCATTCCAAAGTGTTGGCTAGCTTCACGGGTTAGCCCTTCGGAAATTAGATAAATCGGTCCTATTGCGCTCTTCGATGCTCAGTCGGACCGGTTTCCTAAATTTCTTTCAGGGCTGAACGAACCCGTTCCGCTTTTCTTGTTCAATGGATCACCGTGATTTTCTTGGCGTCCTTCTCGGTCACTTCGCCGATGATGCCGCAGGGCAAGCCCAGTGCTTCGATTTCGGCAAGCAGCGCGGCCGCTTCTTCGACAGGAACGCTCACCAGCAGGCCGCCGGATGTCTGCGGATCAAAAAGGATTTCCTCCAAGGCATAGTCATCGATCTGGAAGTCGACATCGGTTTCCAAGTGATTGCGGTTGCGCTGTCCGCCGGCTGTGATCAGGAATTCCTGGGCTCCTTGATAGGCTCCGTGCAGGAAAGGCACGCTATCGGCGTAGACGGTCGCTGAACAGCGGTCGCTGACCATCTCCGACAGATGCCCCAACAGGCCGAAACCGGTGATGTCCGTGCAGCTGTGGACGGTGTACTTTTTCAGGATCTCCGCCGCATAACGGTTCAGCGTCGTCATCGAGACGACCGCCTGATCGAAGGATTCCTGCGCCATTTCCCCCGCGCTGTAAGCGGTAGTGATGATGCCGGTCCCCAATGGCTTCGTCAGCAGCAGGACATCGCCCGGGATACAGGTATCATTCCGGTAGATCCGATCCGGATGGACTCTTCCCAATACCGAAAGCCCGTATTTGGGCTGGGGGTCGTGGATCGAATGCCCTCCGACCAGCACGCCGCCTGCCTCCTGGACTTTCTTGAAGCCGCCCGCCAAAATTTTCCCGAGTGTATCGGTGCTTTTTGTTTCGGGCCAGCAGACGATGTTCATGGCCGTCAACACTTCTCCGCCCATCGCAAACACATCGCTCAAGGCGTTGGCAGCGGCGATTTCCCCGAAAAGCGAGGCATCGGCAACCATCGCAGGGAAAAAGTCCAACGTCTGGATCATGGCCGTCTCGGCATCTATCCGGAATACCGCTGCATCATCCGACGAATCGAAACCGACCAAAAAATTCGGATTCTCCTGTTTCGGAAACTGGCTGAGCAGATCACCCAGCACGCCGGGTCCGATTTTCGCATTACACCCCCCGCAGATAAATAGTTCATTTGATAATTCTTGTTCCATATTGTTCACTCCTGTAAGTCATGACGTGTTCACCTTTCAATTATATACCACGAATCAAAACATAAGGCGGATAATCTGCATATTTTATAAGTAAGGGATTCGATTTGGGGAGGTCCATGACATATTTTCTGCGAAAAAAGAACTCGCAGATATGATATGATGGAGAAGTCAATTCTGACGGGTTGC harbors:
- the selD gene encoding selenide, water dikinase SelD is translated as MEQELSNELFICGGCNAKIGPGVLGDLLSQFPKQENPNFLVGFDSSDDAAVFRIDAETAMIQTLDFFPAMVADASLFGEIAAANALSDVFAMGGEVLTAMNIVCWPETKSTDTLGKILAGGFKKVQEAGGVLVGGHSIHDPQPKYGLSVLGRVHPDRIYRNDTCIPGDVLLLTKPLGTGIITTAYSAGEMAQESFDQAVVSMTTLNRYAAEILKKYTVHSCTDITGFGLLGHLSEMVSDRCSATVYADSVPFLHGAYQGAQEFLITAGGQRNRNHLETDVDFQIDDYALEEILFDPQTSGGLLVSVPVEEAAALLAEIEALGLPCGIIGEVTEKDAKKITVIH